In the Deinococcus aerius genome, GACCTCGTCTACCAGGATGTGCTGGTGAGCGCGATGATCAACCGCATCATGATCGACGGCAAGAAGAACCTTGCCAGCCGCATCTTCTACGGGGCCTGCCGCCTGGTGCAGGAGCGCACCGGCCAGGAGCCGCTGAAGGTCTTCCGCCAGGCCTTCGACAACGTCAAGCCCCGCGTCGAGGTCCGCAGCCGCCGTGTGGGCGGCAGCACCTACCAGGTGCCCGTCGAGGTGGGTCCCCGCCGCCAGCAGAGCCTCACGCTGCGCTGGATGATGACCGCCGTGGAGGGCCGCCCCGAGCGCACCGCCATTGAGCGGCTGGCGGGCGAGATCATGGACGCCGCGCAGGGCCGTGGCGGCGCCATCAAGAAGAAGGACGACGTGGAGCGCATGGCGGAAGCCAACCGCGCCTACGCGCACTACCGCTGGTAATCAGCGCCGCTGACAAGAGCGTGACCGGACAGCGGCCTAGACAGCCGACTGTCCCGTTTCGCTGAAAGCCAGGGGTTGACCTTACGGTGACGGGATACGTCGCCGCGGAAAATAGGGAGTCCTATGACCACCAAAGCCCAGAGCTACCTCACCCACTTCCGCAATATCGGGATTGCCGCGCACATCGACGC is a window encoding:
- the rpsG gene encoding 30S ribosomal protein S7 — protein: MARRRRAEVRPIQPDLVYQDVLVSAMINRIMIDGKKNLASRIFYGACRLVQERTGQEPLKVFRQAFDNVKPRVEVRSRRVGGSTYQVPVEVGPRRQQSLTLRWMMTAVEGRPERTAIERLAGEIMDAAQGRGGAIKKKDDVERMAEANRAYAHYRW